One window of the Deinococcus betulae genome contains the following:
- a CDS encoding APH(3') family aminoglycoside O-phosphotransferase gives MSPADAPRLTLPEPLRRALPAARWERVTGGASGASVWRSTRFVVKVQPRQAHAGSTLQQERERLRWFAGRVPVPELVGFEVTPDAEYLVMTRVPGISMSHPDALLHPERVVTLLARALRELHALPIRDCPFTRTLAVALPLARERVQAGVVDESDFDEERQGRSAVSVFNELVRTCPAQEDLVVTHGDATLDNLLVSGEYVEGLIDLGRAGIADRHTDLALAWREVRSELGDVYAGMFLDLYSRALVNEGKLAYYTLLDELF, from the coding sequence GTGAGTCCCGCTGACGCCCCGCGCCTGACCCTGCCCGAGCCGCTGCGCCGCGCGCTGCCCGCCGCCCGCTGGGAACGGGTGACCGGCGGAGCAAGTGGCGCGTCGGTGTGGCGCAGCACCCGCTTTGTGGTCAAGGTTCAGCCCCGGCAGGCGCACGCGGGCAGCACCTTGCAGCAGGAGCGCGAGCGGCTGCGCTGGTTTGCCGGGCGGGTGCCGGTGCCGGAACTGGTGGGCTTTGAAGTTACCCCGGACGCCGAGTACCTGGTCATGACGCGCGTGCCTGGCATTTCCATGAGTCACCCCGACGCCCTGCTGCACCCGGAGCGGGTGGTGACCCTGCTGGCCCGCGCCCTGCGCGAACTGCACGCCCTGCCCATCCGTGACTGTCCGTTTACCCGCACCCTGGCCGTGGCCCTGCCGCTGGCCCGCGAACGGGTGCAGGCTGGGGTGGTGGATGAAAGCGACTTTGACGAGGAGCGCCAGGGCCGCAGCGCGGTCAGCGTCTTTAACGAACTGGTTCGCACCTGCCCCGCCCAGGAGGATCTGGTGGTGACCCACGGCGACGCCACCCTGGACAACCTCCTCGTCAGCGGCGAGTACGTGGAGGGCCTCATTGATCTGGGCCGCGCCGGGATCGCGGACCGCCACACCGACCTGGCCCTGGCCTGGCGCGAAGTCCGTAGTGAACTGGGCGACGTGTACGCCGGGATGTTCCTTGATCTGTACAGCCGCGCGCTGGTGAATGAGGGCAAGCTGGCGTATTACACGCTGCTCGACGAATTGTTTTGA
- a CDS encoding YqhA family protein, whose product MTRPSAPPSIQPPEEPSKREWFSEVIGRTRFVVLIAVIAVLLVSFSLFLQGTLLALVTIWDSWRDTFVEGVASQKGDLAVEFLEIVSTMLKAVVFYLIGVGLYSLFITPLNLTSALGVESLADLEQKVVSVIIVILGVTFLEHFVRWQEPQETLYFAGALALAGGALVFFQRVHQGTGGGLEQPQAKLRARQELFEHHTEQRHIDDKDVELAEAATQAKLEGKADAEEGSG is encoded by the coding sequence GTGACCCGCCCCTCTGCCCCGCCGTCCATCCAGCCCCCAGAGGAACCCTCCAAGCGCGAGTGGTTCAGTGAGGTGATTGGCCGCACGCGCTTCGTGGTGCTGATTGCCGTCATTGCCGTGCTGCTGGTGTCGTTCAGCCTGTTTTTGCAGGGTACGCTGCTGGCCCTGGTGACCATCTGGGACTCGTGGCGCGACACCTTCGTGGAGGGCGTCGCCAGCCAGAAGGGCGACCTGGCCGTGGAGTTCCTGGAAATCGTCAGCACCATGCTCAAGGCGGTCGTGTTTTACCTGATTGGCGTGGGGCTATATTCGCTGTTCATCACGCCGCTGAACCTGACCTCGGCGCTGGGCGTGGAAAGTCTGGCCGACCTGGAACAGAAAGTCGTATCGGTCATCATCGTGATTTTAGGGGTGACCTTTCTAGAGCACTTTGTGCGCTGGCAGGAGCCGCAAGAGACGCTGTATTTTGCCGGCGCGCTGGCCCTGGCCGGCGGGGCCCTGGTGTTCTTCCAGCGGGTGCATCAGGGCACAGGCGGCGGCCTGGAGCAGCCTCAGGCCAAACTGCGCGCCCGCCAGGAACTCTTTGAACACCACACCGAGCAGCGTCACATAGATGACAAGGACGTGGAACTGGCCGAGGCCGCCACCCAGGCCAAACTGGAAGGCAAGGCCGACGCCGAGGAAGGTAGTGGGTAA